A region of the Oncorhynchus gorbuscha isolate QuinsamMale2020 ecotype Even-year linkage group LG02, OgorEven_v1.0, whole genome shotgun sequence genome:
agtggcgcaaatggaatggcatcaaaccatgtgtttgatagaTGTTATatcattccactgattctgctccagccgttaccacaagcccgtcctccccaattaagttgccaccaacctcctgtgctctaATCCAACATAGTGAACGTTTCTTTAGTTGTGTGATGTGCATGGTGTAACTGTCAATTCTAAATATATTTGAACATGTATAGACCTGCATGGTTGTGTTGATTTTGTGTGGCGTTGTGACATTTTCTAGTTTCAAGATGTCTGACAGAGACTAGGAGCTGTGCATTGTGTGCAAACACTCACAATTTGTCATGTAGAAAGTATCTTGGTTCGTACATGCTGTGTAGCTTTATTCAGACTGTGTTGTCCGTGTGATCCCTGTTCAGAAAGGCTAGATGAGATGCTGGCGCCCCAGGAGCATTTGACGTTACGTTCCCAGCCCACAGAGGCCGACTACAGAGCTGCTACTGTCAAACAGAGACCTACCGGCAGGAGAATCACATCAGCAGAGATCAGTGTGAGTTCACATAGACACACGTGTGCAGAATCACATTgatgtacactctctctctctctctctctctctctctctctctctctctctctctctctctctctctctctctcccacgcacacacacacacatacacacacattcacacacacaaccattctGGAACAGAGACCTACAAGCCGCAGAATAACATcagcatatacagtatataccctCCCACATACTCATATATCATACATACTGTTTTGTATAAAATATGCGTCTGAAACctttttgtgagtgtgtgtgtgtgtctgtgtgtgtgtttcagtcgcTGTTTGAGAGGCAGGGCATGGCACTACATGGTGGGCTCCACCCAGGGATAGAGAGGGCTCATATGCAGCTGCCTAGAGGGATGTCCAGGACCAAGTCATTCGGTAACACCTTTCACCTTTAGTACAGTACCTAGTCAATAACTTGGCAACTATAGTGCATAATCTCTGTACTACTTTAGAcattctaactctctctgtcctttGCCCCCTGACCACTCCAGGTGCGACTGAGGAGGACCGACTGTCGGCTTTGGCTGGAGAACACCGTTTCCCCCGGAGCTCTTCCATGACTGACAGCCTCCGAGACCACTCCCACTCCCATTCGATCCCGCCCCTCCCCAGactgcccccctcctccccctccctctactacCTGGACACtggccctccccctccttctgccccctcctccccctgccaggGGTCAAGGTCATGATCCTGGAGGTCGTTCCAGCTTCAAGCCCTCCTCCCTGGACCTGGACCGGCCCTACGACCCATCGCACCGCCAGTCCTCCCATCTCGAACGCCAGAAGAAGACAAGGTCAATGATTATTCTACAAGACTCCTCCCACTTACCCGTGGAGCCCACCGACATCCCCCGGCCCTCTGCCTCTGCTACACCACCCGAGCGAATTAAAAGGAAAGGACGGGTGATTGACAACCCGTACGCCAATGTGGGCCAGTTTAGTATTGGGTTGTACACGCCCACCAAGCCCCAGCGCAAGAAGAGCCCTctggtgaaacagctacaggtcGGTTAAGTTGTTGATTTCTTTATTCTGATTATTAGCTGTTACTGTAGCAAGTGAACAAAGTTTGTTTTGAAGTTGAAATTTCTAATTTCTTGTCATCTCTACCCCTCCAGGTGGAGGACGCTCAGGAGAGAGCCAGCATCGCCTTGGCTGTCGCCCACTCCCGAGAGCCCTCCCCCTCAGGtcgacacccacacacccacggccacacacacaccagccggGCCGACTACTACCAGCAGCAGCTGATGGTGGAGCGCGAGCGTATGCGTCTCCAGGGAGAGGCCCTGCTACAGGGGAAAGGGCCGTTCGCTGCCGCTATCGCTGGTGCTGTGAAGGACCGAGAGCGCCGTCTAGAGGAACGGAGGAAATCAACAGTCTTCCTGTCGGTGGGGACCATGGAGGGGGGGTCTGGGTCTGTCCCTGAGGCCCCCTCCTACACCACATCTCGCTCCATCGATGAGCGCCTGCTCAGCAGAGAATTTGGCCAGCTGCCACCCCCTGCCCTGGCCCTGCGTCCCTCACCTGGTGGCACTACCTTCATCCACCCACTCACAGGGAAGCCCCTGGATCCTAACTCGCCCCTGGCTCTTGCGCTGGCCGCAAGAGAGCGGGCACTTACCTCCCAGACCCAGTCCCCCGCCAGCAGCCCTGAGCCCAGGACTAAACAGGAAAGGGCTGGGGCTGGAAGTCAGGGGGCTTCGCTCTTCATCGACAGCCAGACCAAAGAGCCTCAGGATGGGGATGGGAGTCCGGGGTCACCCCAGGCTGGTAAACCCCAGTGGGGAGCATCCTCACCCACCTTGCTTCGGccggagatggagggaagagtagatgagaggaaggaggagaggagaacggaGGATAAGAAGAGTTTGTTGATCAGTATCATGGATACATCCCAACAGAAGACGGCTGGACTAATCATGGTCCATGCCACGAGTAACGGCCAGGCAGTGGGTCTGGAACCAGGGCTGGAGCAGACACCCACCTCCACAGCCACCGAGCCCAGTAAACCCTCCCTCAGTCGGGTTCCATCGCCCAGCCCCTCTGCCTCTCAGCCCCAGGCCCAGCCCCAGGCCCAGCACCCCTCCAGCCCAGCCCAGGCTACCTTGGCCCAGGGCAGTTCAGAGGAAGATGTGGAGCCCTACACAGTGAACCTACCTCCAGCCATGCTGTCCTCAAGTGACGAGGAGACCAGAGAGGAGCTGAAGAAGATCGGGGTGCTCCCACCTCCGGATGAGTTCGCCAATGGGTTGTTGGCCAAGGCACAAGCACTGGAACAAGCCCAAGCCCAAGCCCAAGCCCAAGCCCAAGCCCAAGCCCAAGCTCAAGCCCAAGCCCAAGCCCAAGCCCAGGGGACCCCTGTACCCCAGTCTAAATCCGTCACCTCCCCCACAACATCTACCACCCCTACTCCCCTCACCCCTTCCAccaccaccccaacccccagcctgTCCCCCACCCAGCCTCAGGGCCCTCCTCTCCAGCCTTCCCCTGGAGGAGCAGTCGTTTCAGGGAAGCCCTCGGACCCGGACCAGCCCCATCCTCCAGCCCTGCTGGTTgagtctggttcagcagcagacTCTGGTGTGGAGGAGGCAGACACACGCAGCtccagtgagagagagcgagaccacCACCTGGAGACCACCAGCACCGTGTCCACCGTCTCCAGCATGTCCACTCTGTCCTCGGAGAGTGGTGAGCCCGCCGACACACATACCTCCTATGCCGACGGGCAGACCTTTGTGCTCGACAAGCCACCAGTGCCTCCCAAGCCCAGGCTAAAATCCCACATCGGAGGCAGTAAAGGCCCGGTAACCTTCAGGGACCCGTTGCTAAAGCAGAGCTCTGACAGCGAGCTGTTATCCCAGCAGCAGGCAGCTGCTCTTGCTGCAGCAGCGGCCGGAGGGCCAGGGCTGGGGCATGGAGGCCTTGGGTCTGGAGGCCTGGGGTCAGGCTCTATATCTGGTCTGGTGGGAGGCCCTGGGAGGCCCCGCTACCTCTTCCAGAGGAGGTCCAAGCTGTGGGGGGACCAGATGGAGGCGCGAGGACCCGGGGTGGGGTTAGGGATGGGGAGTCTTGGCAGTCTAGGGGGGTTGGGGCTAGGGctggggggtgaggagggaggcaaACCATCGGTGATTGGGGAACTGAGTTCCAGACTGCAGCAGCTGAATAAGGATACCAGGTCTCTGGGGGAGGAGGAGCCACTGGGGGCATCGCTGGACCCTGGGAGGAAGTCCCCTGTGACAGGTGCCAggtaagacaggagagagggaggctaaCTGAACATGGCCAAACCAATCTTAGGCCCTATTCAAGTACTTCTGAGATTCCTTTTTCCCTTCCTTTAAGTAATGAATAATCTCTTGGGTGGATTAAAGCAAGGCTCCATTAGGCTACACAGCTTTCACATATCCACTCAGCTGTTCAAAAAGCTTCATATTCAGTTTAAAGGTTAAAAGGATTCAAAAACATCTGTAAATATTACATTCTAATTATCACTGCTGGCCTTGTTGTGCATGGTTTGCTCTCTCCCATTATAAAGTATGCCACTGCCACCATTCCCCCTGCACATCAAACTGTGGTGGTAAGTAAGAGAGACTGAGGATAGAAGACATGCCTAGCCAATGCTACAATGTTAGCATTACCTTTCCTTAGCAATGCTAGTGCAAACAGGCCCTTTCATTAGCAATCCCCATTCCTCTCTGGTACAGCATAGATGGTACAGAAAGGTGAGATAATAGATCATAGAATTCGGGTTGAGGTTACGTTTAGACAGTTTGCTGTGGAACCGATGGAGTGATTGTACGACACACCATTTTTGGAGgattctgttttttttctttttttgttctTTCATTGTTCTACTGAAAGTCCTTTGTATTCCTACAGATGTTACAAGGACACGGATGGGAGTAAACTTTAAGTTTATAGCCACTAGGGTAAACCCAAACTCATTGTATTATTCATTTCCTAACCAGCCTATTAACTAACCCCATGGGAATGAAATCATTTACcgattttgtttattttatttctcaAACCGCCATGAGTTGTTACCTTGTTGGCATGATCCACTTCCTGACGttttgaccaataaaattagacaTCAAGCTTAGCGTACACTAACTAATTAATCACTTCTTGTAGAGGACCATAAAACATGACTAAATgttttaattaagcaataaggcacaagggttgtggtatatggcaaaATACCACGACTAAGAGCTGTTCTTAGCACGACGCAACGCagggtgcctggatacagccattagccgtggtatattggccttaTACCATAAAcccccttgtgccttattgctattataaactggttgccgatgtaattagagcagtaaaaatacatgttttgtcatatccgTAGTATATGGCTGtcagccaatataccacggctgtcagccaatcagcactcagggttcaaaccacccagtttataattccaAATATAATACATTTATAACCTATGTACTGTAGGAATGTAGTACTGGATCTCGCCACCATTATAAtgtaaagtatatatatatattcagtaaCTGATTGGAGTTTTAAATATTCTCTCCAATGTACATTACATTCTTTCATTGACAATTCTAGGTCTAGACTGAGTAACCTTCAGATCATCTCAAATAATTATATGATGTAATCTCGTACAGTATAGAGATTATAGACCACCTGAAACATGCTGAGTTCTAAACTGTTTCCATGGTGACAGCATTGGCCTGCTATCAACAGTCACCTTTGTTGTATCTAGTCAGTAAATCAGCTCTAAATCTCACTCAATaaaaaacagtgtgtgtgtgcatgtgtgtgtgcatgtgtgtgcgcgtATATGTGCAGGGTTGGTCGGTTGGTGCAAACAAGGTAACACAGGGCCTGGAGGGATGCACTTCCTGAATGCTTCTTCTCATCTCACGTGCATACACACTCTCACCTCTGACCTTTAGGCCCTGACCTATGACCctgccagcccccccccccccccccacacacacacctctctctctcctacgtgCAATGCTCAGCTGGAGTGGGTAAAAGTTGCTTCTAACCACTGATAAAGGATCAATTCGTTTTTTTAACACCAAAATGTTTTAAAGATGGAATCTGCAGTAGGGGAAACAGCACCAGTGTCTGTCCCACTGTCAGTGTTATATTTTGGGTTGCTGACAGGCAGATGTGAGGAGGGTCGCGCAACGTGCTATAATCAATTGCAGTACATGTTCTGCTGTTCTATCACCGTGCAATGATATCTGAGGCAATAAAACAGTGTTCGTTGTTTGCAGTcatttctttgttgttgtaatatcacaAACAGACTTGGCAGTGTCAccattaaggattccagctttaaatTCGGGTTGGGGCTAGgttcatctgatcctagatctgtggttagggttAACATACCTCAACTCCCTCCTTAGATTGCTTTCATCTCTCTCGTCTTTGCCAGCTCCCATGTTCACTCCCTCCTTCCACTATGGTCTGCTGGCTGCTTACACGGATAGTACAACCCAAAAATCTTAGTCTGTCAGACACCAAATATACGCGAGACTGTAGACTTCTCCTAATGCATATACAATAGCAGGATCTGCACATATATGACATCATCCACACAATATGATCTACATAAATGGCATAAACTATATGACTTTTAGCTCAACTTTTTAGGTATAAAAACATCTGATATATTTTTGGAGTGAACTATCCCTTCAACGTTCGGAGAGATTGGGCTAAATGAATGATCGtgccccctcccctcacctgACAAATCAACTTCAAGCTCAAGCACATCAGCAGAGATACAGTGGGATGAACCGTTGCCTGCTGTTGAAATACTGTGCATTCGTTGTTTTTACGAGTTTGGTCTTACTTATTTTAGTATATTAGATCTTATGTTGATCATGATTGTTTATGATGTATGTAGGTGATAGTGGTTTTACAGTATCAAATAGCTTAGATGTAGTTAGTGTAAGGCTCAGTTAACCAACCTTATTAGTAGCAACAGTCTTCTTTCAGGAGTCTTCAGatgtatctcaatagtctaaaatgccttcctctcctcaccacctCTCCTTCATCTGTATTGAATTGATCTGAACAGGTGAACGCAACATAGGCGGTGGCTTCTTGGAATTCGCTTTCACCTGTCCAGTTCTTTCATATGATGCGGTAACTATGAGGTAAAGAAGGGAAGAGGAAGGCAAGGTGAAGAAAGGAAGTGGTTTTAGGACTATTGAGATGCAGACCTGATGCCTTTGTTTGTCTACTGAGCAGGAGGACCAATTATGACCACCAGTACCACCCTGACCTGGTTGTGGATAGGAACAGTAGTGGCGGCCTGCGAGCTcgcctcatctctctccccataaagCACAGCAATGTTATCAGATAAGGTGCTGAGGGACACTACTACTATAGCATTCTATAGAGTAGTTATGGTTAGTCATGTAGCGTACCAGCAAAGCAAATGTGTTAGTTAGATATTTCACCATGTGTTTGAAGTAAGTATCACATCCCGTCAACTCAACCAATCCCAGAGCTGGACTCTGACACTACCTACATTCCCTGTGATGTCAGAGGATAGCGTGATGTCATATGTGTCATGTGACAGAGTGTTCTGATTGGCCCACTCCTCAGTCTCAGTTAATTTGACTAATCTTGACCTTTTCTAGTCAAAATCAACCTCCCTGCATCGTCCCGCCCCCACGTCATCTGATATTTCTATTTCTACAGACTTTCTTTCTGTTCAGTGTAAAGGAAGGAAAAGCTCAAATTATGCACAtcgttattctctctctcttcctccctctctttttcaccCACTTCACACAGTTGCAGAACTCATTCGCTTGATTTCTGTGGTGTGTACACTCACTCTGTGTTGCTCCATACATTTATCACCAGTCCATGTCTGTCTCATTCAAATGTATCCATGCTGCCAAAAGTGCTATATGTACCATTCATTCATCTATTCAATAATGTCCACTCATGCTATGTTGTCATAGCTTTGGCTGGTTCAGAAAATCCTGGTTGTCATTTGTTTGAGTTGGGCTCTTTGGTCTCCTGTTCTTCTCTGATCTTTTATTTATGTTACATATGTTTCTGTTTGATATCAGTGATTGTGTTGGGGATTTCATTTGTCCACTGACGAGTCATCACACACTATAGTATACActctattataaactgggtggttccagccctgaatgctgattggctgaccacaggtatgacaaaacatgtatttttactgctcta
Encoded here:
- the LOC124001793 gene encoding SH3 and multiple ankyrin repeat domains protein 3-like, which gives rise to MWNISPSGDVFAAPPPPKRAPSTTLTLRSKSMTAELEELASVRRRRGERLDEMLAPQEHLTLRSQPTEADYRAATVKQRPTGRRITSAEISSLFERQGMALHGGLHPGIERAHMQLPRGMSRTKSFGATEEDRLSALAGEHRFPRSSSMTDSLRDHSHSHSIPPLPRLPPSSPSLYYLDTGPPPPSAPSSPCQGSRS
- the LOC123990138 gene encoding SH3 and multiple ankyrin repeat domains protein 3-like — translated: MIILQDSSHLPVEPTDIPRPSASATPPERIKRKGRVIDNPYANVGQFSIGLYTPTKPQRKKSPLVKQLQVEDAQERASIALAVAHSREPSPSGRHPHTHGHTHTSRADYYQQQLMVERERMRLQGEALLQGKGPFAAAIAGAVKDRERRLEERRKSTVFLSVGTMEGGSGSVPEAPSYTTSRSIDERLLSREFGQLPPPALALRPSPGGTTFIHPLTGKPLDPNSPLALALAARERALTSQTQSPASSPEPRTKQERAGAGSQGASLFIDSQTKEPQDGDGSPGSPQAGKPQWGASSPTLLRPEMEGRVDERKEERRTEDKKSLLISIMDTSQQKTAGLIMVHATSNGQAVGLEPGLEQTPTSTATEPSKPSLSRVPSPSPSASQPQAQPQAQHPSSPAQATLAQGSSEEDVEPYTVNLPPAMLSSSDEETREELKKIGVLPPPDEFANGLLAKAQALEQAQAQAQAQAQAQAQAQAQAQAQAQGTPVPQSKSVTSPTTSTTPTPLTPSTTTPTPSLSPTQPQGPPLQPSPGGAVVSGKPSDPDQPHPPALLVESGSAADSGVEEADTRSSSERERDHHLETTSTVSTVSSMSTLSSESGEPADTHTSYADGQTFVLDKPPVPPKPRLKSHIGGSKGPVTFRDPLLKQSSDSELLSQQQAAALAAAAAGGPGLGHGGLGSGGLGSGSISGLVGGPGRPRYLFQRRSKLWGDQMEARGPGVGLGMGSLGSLGGLGLGLGGEEGGKPSVIGELSSRLQQLNKDTRSLGEEEPLGASLDPGRKSPVTGAR